Proteins co-encoded in one Bacteroidota bacterium genomic window:
- a CDS encoding polyprenyl synthetase family protein, translating into MRPTLDQIKAPIEQELAVFETKFRQSMKSKVSLLDTIMTYIVKRKGKQMRPMFVLFTAKLNGGISEATHRGAALVELLHTATLVHDDVVDDSYQRRGFFSINALWKNKIAVLVGDYLLSRGLLLAVTNKDFHLLEIVSDAVQKMSEGELLQIEKARKLNLVEDIYFDIITKKTASLIASCCAIGAASVIDDAEKIEQMRDFGEKIGIAFQIKDDLFDYGADDIGKPTGIDIKEKKLTLPLIYALNNAPNDVKRKLVYIIKNENTNTRKVKEVVDYVHKSGGIEYATTVMNRYKAEALEILSKFPDNEARTSLQQLVDYVIDRKK; encoded by the coding sequence GTGAGACCGACCCTCGACCAAATTAAGGCCCCCATTGAGCAAGAACTTGCTGTGTTTGAAACAAAATTCAGACAGAGCATGAAAAGCAAGGTATCTTTATTAGATACCATTATGACGTATATAGTGAAACGTAAGGGTAAGCAAATGCGCCCAATGTTTGTACTGTTTACGGCTAAGCTGAACGGTGGGATTAGCGAGGCTACCCACAGAGGGGCTGCCCTTGTAGAGCTATTGCACACGGCCACGCTTGTGCACGACGATGTGGTTGACGACTCGTATCAACGCAGGGGCTTTTTCTCCATCAACGCCCTTTGGAAAAATAAGATAGCTGTTTTAGTAGGTGATTATTTGCTTAGCCGCGGGCTATTGCTGGCTGTTACCAATAAAGATTTTCATTTGTTGGAAATTGTAAGCGATGCTGTGCAAAAGATGAGTGAGGGAGAGCTGCTGCAAATTGAAAAAGCCCGCAAACTGAATTTGGTAGAGGATATTTATTTTGACATTATCACCAAAAAAACGGCTTCGCTAATTGCCTCGTGTTGTGCCATTGGTGCTGCGAGTGTGATTGATGATGCGGAAAAAATTGAGCAAATGCGCGATTTTGGCGAGAAAATAGGTATTGCCTTCCAGATAAAAGACGACTTGTTTGACTACGGTGCCGATGATATAGGTAAGCCTACCGGCATTGATATAAAAGAGAAAAAACTTACACTGCCCCTTATATATGCACTAAACAATGCGCCCAATGATGTGAAGCGTAAACTGGTGTATATTATAAAAAACGAAAACACTAATACCCGTAAGGTGAAGGAGGTAGTGGATTATGTGCACAAAAGCGGCGGTATTGAATATGCTACTACGGTGATGAACCGATACAAAGCGGAAGCCCTTGAAATTTTATCGAAGTTTCCTGATAACGAAGCCCGCACCAGTCTGCAACAATTGGTTGATTATGTAATCGACCGTAAAAAGTAA
- a CDS encoding orotate phosphoribosyltransferase produces the protein MAASKTGAKIAQYLLEINAIQLRPNKPFTWASGWKSPIYCDNRLSLSHPDVRTYIKKKLAKKIQETYPDVEAIVGVATAGIAPGALVADVLDLPFAYIRPEPKKHGRQNMIEGDLKTGQKVVVVEDLVSTGGSSLKAVEALRDAGVKVLGLGCIFSYGFELAEQNFKNAKCKFFSLADYQVLIKTAKQEGYVEPSDLDSLRKWREAPDKWGV, from the coding sequence ATGGCTGCCAGCAAAACAGGTGCGAAAATAGCACAATACCTTTTAGAAATCAACGCCATCCAACTACGCCCAAACAAACCTTTTACTTGGGCATCAGGATGGAAGTCTCCCATCTACTGCGACAATCGCTTGTCGTTATCGCATCCCGATGTGCGAACGTATATCAAGAAAAAACTTGCAAAAAAAATACAAGAGACCTACCCCGATGTAGAGGCTATTGTGGGTGTTGCCACTGCCGGTATTGCTCCGGGAGCTTTAGTAGCCGATGTGCTCGACCTTCCTTTTGCATACATACGCCCCGAGCCTAAAAAGCACGGTCGCCAGAATATGATTGAAGGCGATTTGAAAACAGGCCAAAAAGTAGTAGTGGTTGAAGACCTTGTAAGCACAGGCGGAAGCAGCTTGAAAGCTGTTGAAGCATTGCGCGATGCAGGTGTGAAAGTACTTGGACTGGGCTGTATTTTCAGCTACGGATTTGAGTTGGCCGAGCAAAATTTTAAAAATGCTAAGTGCAAATTCTTTTCACTGGCCGATTATCAGGTGTTGATTAAAACAGCCAAGCAAGAAGGTTATGTTGAGCCTTCTGACCTTGACAGCTTGCGCAAATGGCGCGAGGCTCCCGATAAATGGGGCGTGTAA
- a CDS encoding NUDIX domain-containing protein, producing MIKIFINEHPLVISDDSEDLFRLKNLRLMDDDDKSLMRAVEMLENSDRQLANFGIFVPTVDEKDTFKRFKKYYKEIQAAGGVVLNDKGDVLLIMRQGKWDLPKGKKDDEEKLESAAVREVKEECGVKSIKLGDFITKSYHTYQLDGGRVLKTTHWFFMHIDHPEEFTPQQEENITQVQWFSISDLNLGQLDTYNSIRDVMHVALQK from the coding sequence ATGATAAAGATATTTATTAACGAACACCCTTTGGTGATTTCCGATGATAGCGAAGACCTCTTCAGGCTTAAAAACCTGCGGCTGATGGACGACGATGATAAGTCGTTGATGAGGGCGGTTGAAATGCTTGAAAACAGCGATCGCCAGCTTGCCAATTTTGGCATTTTTGTCCCTACCGTGGATGAAAAAGACACTTTTAAACGCTTTAAAAAATACTACAAAGAAATACAGGCAGCAGGCGGTGTTGTGCTGAATGATAAGGGCGATGTGCTGCTGATAATGCGCCAAGGAAAGTGGGATTTGCCCAAAGGCAAAAAAGACGACGAGGAAAAGCTGGAAAGTGCCGCAGTGCGTGAAGTGAAAGAAGAATGTGGCGTAAAAAGCATTAAGCTGGGCGATTTTATCACCAAATCTTACCATACCTACCAACTTGACGGCGGCAGGGTACTAAAAACCACCCATTGGTTTTTTATGCATATCGACCATCCCGAAGAGTTTACCCCGCAACAAGAAGAAAATATTACCCAAGTACAATGGTTTAGTATTTCTGATTTGAATTTAGGCCAATTAGACACCTACAATTCTATCCGCGATGTGATGCACGTAGCATTGCAGAAGTAA
- a CDS encoding SDR family oxidoreductase produces the protein MKTALITGATAGIGEACANILAQNGYRLILTGRRKDRLENVAAQLVAKHNAQIHTLNFDVRDRAAVNEAIGNLPDEWKNIDLLVNNAGLAMGLAPFEDGNIDHWETMIDTNIKGLLYVSKAVLPQMIARNTGHIINISSIAGKEVYSMGNVYCASKHAVDALTRSMRLDLAKYPVKVSMVCPGAVETEFSIVRFEGDVERAKKVYEGFENLVADDIADAVWYIASRPPHVNVNDIVVMPTAQPMAGLIVRKQG, from the coding sequence ATGAAAACTGCATTAATTACGGGCGCGACAGCAGGCATAGGCGAAGCCTGCGCAAACATACTGGCACAAAACGGTTACCGTCTTATACTTACAGGCCGTCGTAAAGACCGTTTAGAAAATGTTGCCGCCCAATTGGTTGCCAAACACAATGCACAAATACATACCCTTAATTTTGATGTTCGCGACCGCGCGGCAGTGAATGAAGCCATTGGCAATTTGCCCGATGAATGGAAGAATATTGACTTGCTGGTGAATAATGCAGGACTTGCCATGGGGCTTGCCCCCTTTGAGGACGGAAACATTGACCACTGGGAAACTATGATTGACACGAACATAAAGGGACTGCTGTATGTGAGCAAGGCTGTATTACCACAAATGATAGCCCGCAATACGGGGCATATTATCAATATCAGCTCTATTGCAGGTAAAGAGGTGTATAGCATGGGCAATGTGTATTGTGCAAGCAAACACGCTGTGGATGCCTTAACACGCAGTATGCGGTTGGATTTGGCTAAATACCCGGTAAAGGTATCAATGGTGTGCCCCGGAGCGGTGGAAACTGAATTTTCGATTGTACGGTTTGAGGGGGATGTGGAGCGCGCCAAAAAAGTGTATGAAGGTTTTGAGAACCTTGTGGCCGATGATATTGCTGACGCTGTTTGGTACATAGCCAGTCGCCCGCCGCACGTGAACGTAAACGATATTGTAGTGATGCCCACCGCACAACCCATGGCAGGGTTGATTGTGAGGAAACAAGGATGA
- a CDS encoding DUF1761 domain-containing protein produces MQNIEINHLAAIVAALSAFIIGGLWYSPVLFGNIWMREAGLTADELKKGNMAKIFGLSFILSLIMSYNLAAFLSGPADLGWGIAAGALAGIGWVGLSFGVNYLFERKSFTLFLINAGYNAVTFMVMGAIIGVWK; encoded by the coding sequence ATGCAGAACATTGAGATTAACCACCTTGCTGCTATCGTAGCGGCTTTATCAGCATTTATTATCGGCGGACTTTGGTACTCGCCTGTGTTGTTTGGCAATATTTGGATGCGGGAGGCAGGTTTAACTGCCGATGAGTTGAAGAAAGGGAACATGGCCAAAATTTTTGGGCTGTCATTCATTTTATCATTGATAATGAGTTACAATCTTGCCGCTTTTCTTTCAGGCCCTGCTGATTTAGGTTGGGGTATTGCTGCCGGAGCATTGGCCGGTATTGGCTGGGTAGGGTTATCGTTTGGTGTTAACTACCTGTTCGAGCGCAAATCGTTCACGTTGTTCCTGATTAATGCAGGTTACAATGCCGTTACTTTTATGGTGATGGGCGCTATTATCGGTGTTTGGAAATAG
- a CDS encoding LytTR family transcriptional regulator: protein MKKNTPKTDIEELKTETLLPKPSVDGELNDTTIRLIGIPFFGLVIPNISGLIRLELYSFPEIVLGQLYFIFIAFCIWQGNRFLLFKLRRMYSWLNNPFQKIISLFMANLLYTVPLTIGLCWLWYTYLATDAINWNIITNVTLICVICVIFITHVYEMVFLAKNWEANKQTNEQLQITLNKYLIINTPPVTEDLALLEERPAAKTRILVKKGSDYTYLTAQQTAYFYTLDKIVFAINTQGERFMVDYTLTELESMLPRNEFYRVNRQYLINIIAIQKFRPSYKGKLLLKIVHCADEITISQETSNGFKQWIET from the coding sequence ATGAAAAAAAATACCCCGAAAACGGATATTGAAGAACTGAAAACGGAAACCCTGTTACCCAAACCCTCCGTTGATGGGGAATTGAATGACACCACCATCCGTTTGATAGGGATACCCTTTTTCGGGCTGGTAATACCCAATATCAGCGGTTTAATACGGTTAGAGCTGTATAGCTTCCCTGAAATTGTGCTGGGGCAACTTTACTTCATTTTCATTGCATTTTGTATCTGGCAAGGCAACCGTTTCCTGTTATTCAAACTACGCAGAATGTATTCTTGGCTCAATAATCCGTTCCAAAAAATCATCTCGCTGTTTATGGCCAACTTGTTATATACCGTGCCCCTTACTATTGGCCTGTGCTGGCTGTGGTACACTTATTTGGCTACAGACGCTATCAACTGGAATATTATTACCAATGTTACCCTCATCTGTGTTATCTGCGTGATATTCATTACCCACGTGTACGAAATGGTGTTTTTGGCAAAAAACTGGGAGGCTAACAAACAAACCAACGAACAGTTACAAATTACTCTTAACAAATACCTGATTATCAACACGCCCCCTGTCACTGAAGATTTAGCTCTGCTTGAGGAAAGACCTGCCGCAAAAACACGCATTTTGGTGAAAAAGGGCAGCGATTATACGTACCTTACTGCACAACAAACTGCTTATTTTTATACCCTCGATAAAATTGTGTTTGCTATAAACACACAGGGCGAACGTTTTATGGTGGATTATACCCTTACCGAATTGGAAAGTATGCTGCCCCGAAATGAGTTTTACCGGGTGAACCGCCAATACCTCATCAATATTATCGCAATACAAAAATTCAGACCCTCGTATAAAGGCAAACTGCTGTTAAAAATAGTCCATTGTGCGGATGAGATTACCATCAGCCAAGAAACTTCAAACGGTTTTAAACAGTGGATTGAAACCTGA
- a CDS encoding PAS domain S-box protein — MNTYTATKITIAYLVVGFIWIIAGDSIVEVFVETKHLSQTSIFYINIAKGLAYVLLTGLGLYLYTRSTISKLASLEKQYRGLFEDNPNPMWVYDVETLAFLAVNKAALKCYGYTHNEFLSLTLRDIRPVEEIPVLEQQIAFHNDEISNSGTFKHKRKSGEVFYANIYSATASFGKRKSRMVLAVDVHEKILAEQKIKQLNNELIAFKDRLDEILLNVNDIVWACSADDFKVTFISSSSERVYGYTPQEFYDDPSLWFSLIHPDDNVNVQEEFKQLLEAGNSESEYRIVNRQGETKVMYDKSVVKYDSDGKPKEIHGVATDITQLRESEQKFTEYAQSVTKILDGITDGFVTVDKQWRFTYANKVFQQITQLKKDDLMGKTIWEMYPVLLNTPFQTNLTKAAEENISVSFESQYPGAKNWYLCTAYPNPNGLAIYFADVTHTHLMREEISRTKNNLNALINNTEDIIWSVNTSFELMAVNDAYKDFITNLLGKNADVGEKAVFEHLPDNRPFAWKSYYERAFKGESFLIDDMYELPETGPVYYEVNFNPIYNENNEIIGAGCFAKEITQRKKNELFIAEQNKQLLEIAWMQSHEVRGPLSTLMGLVALFNKQDPAGADNIKILQMMEITAKKLDEVVQRIVTKANNVRSINDKAIEQHGV, encoded by the coding sequence ATGAATACCTATACCGCGACTAAAATCACCATTGCCTACCTTGTTGTGGGCTTTATTTGGATTATTGCCGGGGACTCAATAGTTGAGGTATTTGTAGAAACCAAACATCTTAGCCAAACTTCAATTTTCTACATCAATATAGCTAAAGGGCTGGCCTATGTGCTACTAACCGGGCTGGGGTTGTATTTGTATACACGCAGCACTATCAGCAAATTAGCCTCGTTAGAAAAACAATACCGCGGCCTTTTTGAAGACAACCCAAACCCTATGTGGGTATATGATGTAGAAACCCTTGCTTTTTTGGCGGTAAACAAAGCGGCACTAAAATGTTACGGCTATACCCACAACGAGTTTTTATCGCTAACGCTAAGGGATATTAGACCTGTGGAAGAAATTCCCGTGCTGGAGCAGCAAATAGCCTTTCACAATGATGAAATATCTAACAGCGGTACGTTTAAGCACAAACGCAAATCGGGCGAGGTGTTTTATGCTAACATTTACTCGGCAACAGCTTCGTTTGGTAAGCGAAAAAGCCGCATGGTGCTGGCCGTTGATGTACATGAAAAAATACTGGCCGAACAAAAAATTAAACAACTAAATAACGAGTTAATAGCGTTTAAAGACCGACTTGATGAAATTCTATTAAACGTAAATGATATTGTTTGGGCCTGTAGTGCTGATGATTTCAAAGTAACATTTATCAGTAGTTCAAGCGAACGTGTGTATGGCTATACCCCTCAGGAGTTTTATGACGACCCGAGTTTATGGTTCAGTCTTATTCACCCCGATGACAATGTAAATGTACAGGAAGAGTTTAAACAGCTTCTTGAAGCGGGTAACTCTGAAAGTGAATACAGGATTGTTAACCGACAAGGGGAAACCAAGGTAATGTACGATAAATCGGTGGTAAAGTATGACAGTGACGGAAAACCCAAAGAAATACATGGGGTAGCTACTGATATCACCCAGCTAAGGGAATCGGAACAAAAATTTACCGAATACGCCCAAAGTGTTACAAAAATACTTGACGGTATTACAGATGGTTTTGTAACAGTAGATAAGCAATGGCGGTTTACTTATGCAAACAAGGTTTTCCAGCAAATTACCCAGCTTAAAAAAGATGATTTAATGGGTAAAACAATTTGGGAAATGTATCCCGTATTGTTAAACACTCCCTTTCAAACAAACCTTACCAAAGCGGCCGAAGAAAATATAAGTGTGAGCTTTGAAAGCCAATACCCGGGTGCAAAAAACTGGTATTTATGTACCGCCTATCCTAACCCCAACGGGCTTGCCATATATTTTGCCGATGTTACCCATACCCACCTGATGCGTGAAGAAATTTCACGCACAAAAAACAACCTCAATGCGCTGATAAATAATACCGAGGATATAATATGGTCGGTGAATACCTCCTTTGAGCTTATGGCGGTAAACGATGCGTACAAAGATTTTATCACAAATTTACTGGGCAAAAACGCCGATGTAGGCGAAAAGGCTGTGTTTGAACATTTGCCTGATAACCGGCCTTTTGCTTGGAAAAGCTATTACGAAAGAGCGTTTAAAGGTGAGTCGTTTCTAATAGATGACATGTATGAATTACCCGAAACCGGTCCTGTGTACTACGAGGTGAATTTTAACCCCATATACAACGAGAACAATGAGATTATAGGCGCGGGTTGTTTTGCCAAAGAAATAACCCAACGTAAGAAAAACGAACTGTTTATTGCCGAACAAAATAAACAACTGCTTGAAATTGCCTGGATGCAATCGCACGAGGTGCGCGGACCGTTAAGCACGTTGATGGGGCTGGTAGCATTATTTAACAAACAAGACCCTGCCGGAGCCGACAACATTAAGATTTTGCAGATGATGGAAATTACAGCCAAAAAACTTGACGAAGTAGTGCAACGTATTGTAACAAAAGCCAACAATGTGCGTAGCATAAACGATAAGGCAATTGAACAACACGGAGTGTAA
- the carB gene encoding carbamoyl-phosphate synthase large subunit, which yields MPKDSSIKSVLIIGSGPIIIGQACEFDYSGSQAARSLKEEGIEVTLINSNPATIMTDPVTADNVYLLPLTVQSIEQILKERQIDCVLPTMGGQTALNLCKEADEIGLWEKYNVRIIGVDIAAIEKTENREQFRQLMVDLGIGIAPSKVANSFLEGKEIAQEIGFPLVIRPSYTLGGTGGGFVWKKEEFDAALSRGLQASPTHEVLVEKAVFGWKEYELELLRDKHDNIAVICTIENFDPMGIHTGDSITIAPAMTLSDTCFQEMRNMAFKMMRSIGTFAGGCNVQFAVNPEDEAIISVEINPRVSRSSALASKATGYPIAKIASKLAIGYTLDELKNPVTKTTSAFFEPAIDYVIVKIPRWNFDKFREADTRLGLQMKSVGEVMAIGRSFQEALQKACQSLEIRKIGLGADGLHETNLEKIIAKLEVPSWDRLFYIKDALALGVPITTIQKITQIDRWFLNQIQDLVKTDNEIRRFSLGNIPRELLLEAKQKGYSDAQIAYLIKNCTEDEVYEKRKELGIKRVYKMVDTCSAEFPSSTNYFYSTFDGENESVVSDKKKIVVLGSGPNRIGQGIEFDYSCVHGLLAAKECGYEAIMVNCNPETVSTDFDMADKLYFEPVFWEHLIELIEMEKPEGVIVQLGGQTALKLSEKLHEKGIKIIGTSYDNMDIAEDRGRFSDLLKELDIPYPDYGVAIDADEAIEIAHRVGYPVLVRPSYVLGGQGMKIVINDEELENAVIGLLGDLPGNRVLIDHFLDRAEEAETDSICDGEDVHIVGMMEHIEPAGIHSGDSSAVLPPFNLSQAVKDKMEEYSKKLAMALNVRGLLNIQFAIKNEKVYVIEANPRASRTVPFICKAYQIPYVNIATKVMLGVNKLKDFTFEEKLDGYAIKQPVFSFDKFPNVNKELGPEMKSTGEAILFIKDLNDPVFRQFYKEKSMFLSR from the coding sequence ATGCCCAAAGACTCCTCAATTAAATCAGTACTTATTATCGGAAGCGGCCCCATTATCATTGGTCAGGCATGCGAATTCGATTACTCAGGCAGCCAGGCTGCACGTTCGTTAAAAGAAGAAGGGATTGAAGTTACCCTTATCAACTCAAACCCTGCAACTATTATGACTGACCCCGTAACGGCCGACAATGTGTATTTGTTGCCCCTTACCGTTCAGTCGATAGAGCAAATCTTAAAAGAACGCCAGATAGATTGTGTACTGCCTACTATGGGTGGGCAAACAGCACTTAACTTGTGTAAAGAAGCTGATGAAATCGGTCTTTGGGAAAAATACAATGTTCGCATCATAGGTGTAGACATTGCAGCGATTGAAAAAACCGAAAACCGCGAACAATTCCGTCAGTTAATGGTGGACTTGGGTATCGGTATCGCCCCTTCTAAAGTAGCTAACTCTTTCCTTGAAGGTAAAGAGATAGCCCAAGAAATAGGCTTCCCGCTGGTTATCCGTCCCTCATATACATTGGGTGGTACAGGCGGTGGTTTTGTTTGGAAAAAAGAAGAATTTGATGCCGCCCTTAGTCGCGGTTTGCAAGCCTCTCCTACCCACGAAGTACTGGTTGAAAAAGCAGTTTTCGGGTGGAAAGAATATGAGTTGGAGTTGCTGCGTGATAAACACGACAACATTGCAGTAATATGTACCATTGAGAACTTTGACCCAATGGGCATACATACGGGAGACAGTATCACCATTGCACCTGCAATGACTTTGAGCGATACTTGTTTTCAAGAGATGCGTAACATGGCCTTTAAAATGATGCGCTCTATAGGCACATTTGCAGGCGGTTGTAACGTACAGTTTGCTGTGAACCCTGAAGACGAGGCCATTATTTCGGTAGAAATAAACCCGCGTGTATCACGTTCATCAGCCCTTGCATCAAAAGCAACCGGATACCCCATTGCTAAAATTGCCTCGAAACTGGCCATCGGTTACACACTTGATGAGTTGAAAAACCCTGTAACCAAAACCACCTCGGCCTTTTTTGAACCTGCAATTGACTATGTTATCGTAAAAATACCCCGTTGGAACTTTGATAAATTCCGCGAGGCCGATACCCGTCTTGGTTTGCAGATGAAATCTGTAGGTGAGGTAATGGCGATAGGCCGTAGCTTCCAAGAAGCGTTGCAAAAAGCCTGTCAGTCGCTAGAAATACGCAAAATAGGCTTGGGCGCCGATGGTTTGCACGAAACCAACCTTGAGAAAATTATCGCCAAGCTTGAAGTTCCGTCGTGGGATAGGTTGTTCTACATAAAAGATGCGTTGGCACTTGGTGTACCCATTACCACCATCCAAAAAATTACCCAGATTGACCGTTGGTTCTTGAACCAAATACAAGACTTGGTAAAAACCGATAACGAAATACGCCGCTTTAGCTTGGGTAATATCCCTCGTGAGTTGTTGTTGGAGGCTAAGCAAAAAGGCTACAGCGATGCACAAATAGCTTACCTGATAAAGAACTGCACCGAAGATGAGGTGTATGAAAAACGTAAAGAATTAGGCATTAAGCGTGTGTACAAAATGGTTGATACCTGCTCGGCTGAGTTCCCAAGCAGTACCAACTATTTCTACTCAACGTTTGATGGTGAAAACGAATCAGTAGTAAGCGATAAGAAGAAAATAGTTGTTTTAGGCTCAGGTCCTAACCGTATCGGTCAAGGTATTGAGTTTGACTACAGCTGTGTACACGGCTTGCTGGCTGCTAAAGAATGCGGCTACGAAGCCATAATGGTGAACTGTAACCCTGAAACAGTTTCTACCGACTTTGATATGGCTGATAAGCTATACTTTGAACCGGTGTTTTGGGAGCATTTGATAGAGCTGATTGAGATGGAGAAACCCGAAGGGGTGATTGTGCAGTTGGGTGGCCAAACCGCATTGAAACTATCAGAAAAACTGCACGAAAAAGGAATAAAAATCATCGGTACATCGTATGACAACATGGATATTGCCGAAGACAGGGGACGTTTCTCAGACTTGTTGAAAGAACTGGATATTCCCTACCCTGATTACGGCGTGGCAATTGATGCTGATGAAGCGATTGAAATTGCACACCGTGTGGGTTACCCTGTGTTAGTTCGCCCCAGCTATGTATTGGGTGGACAAGGGATGAAAATTGTAATCAACGACGAGGAGTTGGAAAATGCAGTTATCGGCTTGTTGGGCGATTTGCCCGGTAACCGTGTGTTGATTGACCACTTTCTTGACCGTGCCGAAGAAGCCGAAACCGATAGCATTTGCGACGGTGAAGATGTACATATTGTAGGCATGATGGAGCATATTGAGCCTGCGGGTATCCATAGCGGCGATTCATCAGCCGTGTTGCCACCGTTCAATCTTTCTCAAGCTGTGAAGGATAAAATGGAGGAATACAGCAAAAAACTGGCAATGGCTCTTAACGTAAGGGGCTTGCTAAACATACAGTTTGCCATTAAAAACGAGAAGGTGTATGTGATTGAAGCCAACCCGCGTGCCTCTCGTACCGTTCCCTTTATTTGCAAAGCCTACCAAATACCTTACGTAAACATTGCTACCAAAGTAATGTTGGGCGTAAATAAACTGAAAGACTTTACGTTTGAAGAGAAACTTGACGGATACGCAATCAAGCAACCGGTATTCTCGTTTGATAAATTCCCCAACGTGAACAAAGAACTTGGACCTGAAATGAAATCAACAGGTGAAGCAATCTTATTTATCAAAGATTTGAACGACCCTGTGTTCCGCCAGTTCTACAAAGAAAAATCGATGTTCTTGAGCAGGTAA
- a CDS encoding response regulator transcription factor produces MFLRSIIAIIAFTILATAPKLLGAFVITGQVPGVAKCYYPRVYLAAIDDLGNISGISSRLIVAQSELDSTGAFEISGDFLPADKRFYRLYFTPEKDINAHMSVGENENFVLLILNNATVVHITCYNICTSFPDFETKGMPEGNGLSTLKGWEREFYRFNNDSTSEEKRTLLRNKLLKNYRGFADSSSILLSTLVATVLLREEGYAANKDFFEAFLSRLKKELPQSPYPAQFEKLISKVQFNENGKQPTSSSYIVWFIIALILLLISAGINVYLYRKLKQRTGNQQPIENEADIISMLTIKEKQILLLVDDGLSNKEIAEKLNIELSTVKSHVSRIYQKTNIQNRSQVAKIARLLR; encoded by the coding sequence ATGTTTTTAAGAAGCATCATAGCAATTATTGCTTTCACAATATTGGCAACGGCCCCCAAGCTATTGGGGGCTTTTGTTATTACAGGGCAAGTGCCCGGTGTAGCAAAATGCTATTACCCGCGCGTTTATCTTGCAGCTATTGATGATCTTGGGAACATTTCAGGTATCTCAAGCCGTTTGATTGTAGCACAGTCTGAACTTGATAGTACCGGGGCTTTTGAAATATCGGGTGATTTTTTACCCGCCGATAAACGTTTCTATCGCTTATACTTTACCCCCGAAAAGGATATTAACGCCCATATGTCTGTGGGTGAAAACGAGAATTTTGTATTGCTGATACTGAACAACGCAACGGTAGTACACATTACCTGCTACAACATTTGTACAAGTTTCCCTGACTTTGAAACAAAAGGTATGCCCGAAGGCAATGGCCTTTCAACGTTAAAGGGGTGGGAACGGGAGTTTTACCGATTTAATAACGATAGTACCAGCGAAGAGAAACGCACCTTATTGAGAAATAAGCTGTTAAAAAATTATAGAGGCTTTGCTGATAGCTCGTCGATTTTACTATCAACCTTGGTTGCTACAGTGCTTTTGAGGGAAGAGGGTTATGCCGCAAACAAAGACTTTTTTGAGGCATTTTTATCGCGCTTGAAAAAGGAATTGCCCCAATCGCCTTATCCTGCCCAGTTTGAAAAGCTAATAAGCAAAGTTCAGTTTAATGAAAACGGGAAACAGCCAACCAGCAGCAGCTATATTGTATGGTTTATTATAGCATTGATTCTGTTGTTGATTTCAGCAGGGATTAATGTGTATCTGTACCGAAAGCTGAAACAACGAACCGGTAATCAACAACCCATAGAAAATGAAGCCGACATAATTTCAATGCTTACTATCAAAGAAAAGCAAATATTACTGTTGGTTGATGATGGACTGAGCAATAAAGAAATAGCCGAAAAACTGAATATAGAATTGAGTACAGTGAAAAGCCACGTGAGCCGCATTTACCAAAAAACCAATATCCAAAACCGCAGTCAGGTAGCCAAAATAGCCCGTCTGCTGCGCTAA